The following coding sequences lie in one Microbacterium sp. XT11 genomic window:
- a CDS encoding 3-hydroxyacyl-CoA dehydrogenase NAD-binding domain-containing protein: protein MTLPAIATVVGSGTMGPGIAATLAHKGVEVRVFDISDDALSRARAGADQCASVLVTINGEPTPGGSVSFGTDLAAALDGSGLVIEAVPERLDIKTDVLGKVEALVGDDVIIATNTSGIPVTTIAEQLRVPERFIGMHWSNPPHLIPMIEVVPGEVTAQAVTDRLIEIVRAFDYLPVLEKEKAGFVENRVLYAVLRECVALLEEGIVSPADLDTCVKWGIGYKLAVIGPTRLLDMAGLDIYQAVSSYLNADLDASTTTPQSILDRIAEGRLGFKTGAGIYDYEDEAAVAAKRGEIITGLIETRKTLSAIPVV from the coding sequence ATGACACTTCCTGCGATCGCCACCGTCGTCGGTTCCGGCACCATGGGGCCGGGCATCGCCGCGACCCTCGCCCACAAGGGCGTCGAGGTGCGCGTGTTCGACATCAGCGACGACGCGCTGAGCCGCGCCCGCGCCGGCGCCGATCAGTGCGCGTCCGTGCTCGTCACCATCAACGGGGAGCCCACGCCGGGCGGTTCCGTCAGCTTCGGCACAGATCTCGCGGCAGCGCTCGACGGGTCAGGCCTCGTGATCGAGGCGGTGCCGGAGCGGCTCGACATCAAGACCGACGTGCTCGGCAAGGTGGAGGCCCTCGTGGGCGACGACGTGATCATCGCGACGAACACCTCGGGCATCCCGGTGACGACGATCGCGGAGCAGCTGCGCGTGCCCGAGCGGTTCATCGGCATGCACTGGTCCAATCCGCCGCACCTGATCCCCATGATCGAGGTCGTCCCCGGTGAGGTGACAGCGCAGGCCGTGACCGACCGGCTCATCGAGATCGTGCGGGCGTTCGACTACCTCCCCGTGCTCGAGAAGGAGAAGGCGGGGTTCGTCGAGAACCGCGTGCTCTACGCGGTGCTGCGGGAGTGCGTCGCCTTGCTGGAGGAGGGCATCGTCTCGCCCGCGGACCTCGACACCTGCGTCAAGTGGGGCATCGGATACAAGCTCGCCGTGATCGGGCCGACCCGTCTGCTCGACATGGCGGGGCTCGACATCTACCAGGCCGTCTCCAGCTATCTCAACGCCGACCTCGATGCGTCCACCACGACTCCGCAGTCGATCCTCGACCGCATCGCCGAGGGGCGGCTCGGGTTCAAGACGGGAGCAGGCATCTACGACTACGAGGACGAGGCAGCCGTGGCGGCCAAGCGCGGTGAGATCATCACCGGGCTCATCGAGACGCGCAAGACGCTGTCGGCCATTCCGGTGGTATGA